In Fusarium fujikuroi IMI 58289 draft genome, chromosome FFUJ_chr02, the genomic stretch ccttgccttgccttttcGCCTCCCTCCGCATCCTCGACAACCGAATTCTCGTCGCCATCGTCACTTCACTACACGGTAGCTTCTTCTGCTACTCTCACTCTTGGCCAACATGTCGAGTAATCGCAACTATGATTTCCTGGTACGATATCCAAATCCAATCTACTACCGTTCCTCACCCCCACCGCCCGCCAACCCGCCCCCTGCGTCCCTTGGATTCACATCGTCTCAAGCCAAACCCCGACGAACATGAATATACCAAATCGCATCGCGCTGTGGTCGCTATTATTCACTGCTTGCGACCGCCTCGTGATAACTCTTGCTGACCCTCCTCGTCATGTAGATTAAGCTGCTCCTGATAGGCGACTCCGGCGTCGGCAAGTCGTGCTGTCTGCTGCGATTCAGCGAGGACTCCTTCACCCCTTCATTCATCACCACTATCGGTATCGACTTCAAGATCAGGACTATCGAGCTCGATGGAAAGCGCGTCAAGCTGCAGATCTGGGATACCGCCGGTCAGGAGCGTTTCCgcaccatcaccaccgccTATTATCGTGGTGCCATGGGAATCCTCCTTGTCTACGACGTCACCGACGAGCGCTCATTCAACAGTACGTCTGACTACTCTTCACGACACGGCTTGATATACACATATTTCATGATATGTTGTTGTGTTGCCCCTCTCTTACCCGATAGCCAAATAGTCCCCAGCGCCCTTGACCCAACAAAACAATGCGCTATCGAGTCACATATACCAACATCAACTAACTAATTCTCTTATAGACATCCGAACTTGGTTCCAAAACGTCGAGCAACATGCTACAGAGGGTGTCAACAAGATTCTAATTGGCAACAAGTGCGACTGGGAAGAGAAGCGAGTTGTTTCCACCGAGCAAGGCCAGGCTCTCGCTGACGAGCTGGGCATTCCCTTCCTCGAGGTCTCCGCCAAGAGCAACATCAATATCGACAAGGCCTTCTACAGCCTAGCCGCAGACATCAAGAAGCGACTTATCGACAACTCCAAGAACGACCAACCCTCAGCGAGCGGTGTCAACGTCGGCGATAAGAGCGAAGGCGGCGGCAGCAAGTGCTGCTAAACCGAATACCCTGACGAGTCCGTTTATCTGTCATTCTCCGTTTGCCGTcgtttttatttttattttttcaAGCTTATTACTTTGTAAACTCGAGGGAGGTGAACACGCTGCGTACGGCTGAGCGTGAGATGAGAGAGTTGGAGAGTTCACCAATGAGAGAATGGGAAGAGAACCTGTGCTCTTCTCTTCGGACAtgagggatggatggatggatgaaagGAAACGAaggaaagaaggagaggaacCGAAAGAGAGGAATGGATGGCTGTTAGTTTGAGCTGGGCGGCAAATCTCAGTCACGTTCAAAAGAATGAGTGACGACATTGCGAGAGGTTTTTGGTCATGTCTTGTTATTCCCCCCATCGACCTTCCAACCCATCTTAGAGAGCAAATCCGGTCTGGAGTTTCGGTTTTTGATCTGGGTCTAATATACATTGCTTTCGTTATGTGCATGAGTGGTCGTTGTTACAGTATTTGATTGCTTCACTTGCGATCAAATGCCAGATCAAGAGGAGCTGAAGGCTTCTTTGTGAAAGTGTTATGTCTTATTTTCAGAAATATCAGAGATTCGATGGGCTGTGAGGCGAGCGTCTTTGATCctttaaatctttttgttacaatataataatacaaTCGCTAAGTCTCAATGTATGATGCTTTTACACGGTTACGTTGGAAAACCTCGTCTCCTCCGTCGTATTCAAGAATGCGCTGATTCCAATTACGAATGAATCGCCATGCAACTTCAGGATTCGCGCAGGTAAGGACAAACCGTGAATCGAGCTTGTGTCGAAACTCCGGGCTGCTTCGATACAAAGGTACTCGGCGGGTGTTTGTGGGAAACCCCTTCTCAAAGTCCATAGTCTCCCTGAGACTGAACACATCCATCTGCCAATCGTGTCCACTTTCTATACCATCCTGCTTTATGATCGCCTTGAGCTCCGACGCCGAGAAACTCGCCTGCGGTAGCTCAAGCAGCACATGGCTAGGATTTCTTTTATGGGACGACTTTTTAACGATTCGATCCATGACTTGCTGCCATGCCATCTTTCTGACCCGTTTGGTCTTGATTTTAGGGGCGGATGGGTATGAGCCCGGGAGGAGTGTGAAGCGCTCGACCTCAACTTCGGGTTTGGTTTTTTTATTGATGAGAACCGGGTTCACGTTGGTGGCCCAGAGACCTGTGCCGTCTCTCATCTTTGCTTGGGCGAGGCGGAGGATACGTTCGACTCTGTCGCGGTAGATCTCGGCGGCGCCGCTGGAGGGGAAGGTTATGGAGTATGTGCCTAGTGGTTCCATCGTCCAGGGATCGCGTTCTTGGTGGACTGGTATCTTTGTGAGTTCAATACTTTATGGTGGTATGCAGGATTTGAAGTACCATGAGTGATGGCGTTTTCCCAGCCAGCGAGGGTACCTGGCGCAAGACGATGGAAGTCAGCAGCGACAAGCGACGTTGGCAGACCCTCGATGACGAGCATTTGTCGGGAACCAAGGTCCTCAGCCATTGCTTCCTTCAATGGAGTGCGAGTTactggctttggcttcaggATCCCACCAGGACTGGCTCTGGCCAGAGACGAgttgagcttctccttcagatcTCCCCAGCTCTCATCGTTTTTGACGAAGCGGGGAAATCCggagcttggagaagaaagacatcTTTTCTGGGCGGCGAATATGGCCCTGGTATGGGGAAGCCATTTTTGGCGGATCATCCGGGCGGTGGACTGTGAGGAAACATGGGATTTGAGGTTGGTGGAAGTGCAAGAGGAAGTTTGAGGGCATCTTGGAGCAGAGTAGCAATAGAGTCAAGGTGTTTTGCGGGACTCGGCCGAGTTCCGGCCTGATTTGGTTTAGCGGGGTTCATTCTCATGAGAGAGACTGATAAGAAAAAGTATGTTTGAGCCAGACTCATGATGATAGGATCTCAGACCCTAAAGGTATGGAGAGGTATGAGTGGGAGAGGGATGATATCGTCAAAGACGATATGGAATCACAAACATcaataatagtaatactcttccttcctttctctcaAATCACTTGCACCTACTCCATAGACTGGCCGCTGTGTCTCGGAGCCAAGGCGCCACATGAGTTTCTCAACCACTCACTGACTGACGTGAAATATATTGACGAAAGCAGAAGGAAAATATGTTATCAATGGCTTGCATATTTGTGACTCAGGGGCCCAAGTGAGCATCGGTATTCTGACTGAGAGTTATGATGGCTCTTTCCACCCCACTTTGCTGTGTATATAATAAGGTTGTGGATGCTGGCTGAGTAGGTCAATACAGTGATTTATCAAACAAAACTGGTAGGAAACTGGTCCTGAGGATCTTGAATGATGCCTAAAGTATAAGAAAGAGATGGATTTTAATGAGTCACATTGATTTATGTCGTTCAGAGTGGAGAAATGCATCTATCTGCTCCTACTCTATAAATTGGGCCCTTCAACTTGGGTAGTAGGAAAGAGCCTTCATTCGCACTTGCAGGTTTGTGAGTGGGAGTGGAGAGTATCTATTTTCTTGCGCACTAACACAGCAGTAGCAGCCCAAGTAACATCcttccttcatcaaccacaTTCAGAGGCAGTGCCTTACTTTTAGGGCGGTCACTTCATTTATATTCTAAACTCCTCTAAACTCATATCAACTCAGCAAAactcatcacatcacatcgaATCGGATTAGTCTTCTCTTCCAGCTTCCTTTGTCATGCTTGCGAAAAGTGTGGACGCAAGGGTCAGGCCTTTGGCCAATACAAGCCTCGAAAAGTCAAGTCTTCTCGGTGCCGCTCGAATCTATGTCAGCAAAGATactcttctctctttaaatGGAAATCTCGAAAACGGAAAACACTGCGTTGTCACACGCTTAGCATCTGCCGCCAACAAGGAAGATGttccccaagaagaagacctaCAGCGAGAAGCCTCGCTATGGATCCTCCCAGAGAAGAACCTCAGCCCGAATGTTGTTATGATGACTAGGGCATTCCAAGAAGCTACAGGTTTCAAAATCGGTGATACTGTTCGCATCACGATTGCAGGCACAACACCAGAGGCGGAAGAAGTGGTTGTGCAAGAAGTTACTGAAGTTACAGATAAGACAGCCGCTGAGTTCGAAAGGATGCAGAGATTAGAGAAAGGCGCAAAGTATCCTTTACCTTGGGAGAATTCACTTGCATCTGCCTTTGGTAAGCCTGGAGCCCGTAATACAACTCACTATCAAACATGCTAACTCCCATTTCCCCAAGATCGTGCTGATCTCATCTTCCCTGGCATGGTTGTAGAGGCGATGCACACCTGCAAGGCACGCCGAAACTTCAAGGTCATCTCCGTTAACTCGAAGACCAATAGCGTTGCCAAGTTCAGCAATTACACGACAACAATAATCATCGCTGATGCCAACTCAACAATCACAGACTCGAATGCCCAGGACCGTGGCGATTTGGTCGTAACTGGTGTCCCTGGAATGACGAAGCAAATTAACACGCTGAACGAATTCCTACTCCTCATCACTCAGCCATGCAATGTTGAAGGAGATAAGATGTCGGCTGCTTTTGTTATCCACGGTGGCTCCGGCACTGGCAAGACCTTCATTTTGAAACGCATCGCTGCAACGAAATGGGGCAGAGTGCATTGGATCAAACCCTCGGACAAGATCGCGAGTATCAGGGAAACCTTCAAGATTGCACAGAGCCAGCAACCGAGCATCGTTTTGATGGATAATTTCGAGTCTCTGATCAGCAAAGATCGCTCAAATCGCGACACTGTCATCGAAACAATAGGCGAAGAACTGGATGCTTTGGCCGAAATCTCACAGTCGAAAAACGCTTACACCCAAGTCGTGGTAATCGCGACTTGCTCCGATTTTTATACTGATATCCCCGAGGAACTGCGATCGTCTACTCGCTTTCTAAACCACACTCCTCTACCTATTCCTAGAACCCATGAGCGTCAAGAGATACTCGAGTCCTTTAAGCCGCCGATTAAAGGCAACAGGCAAGCACTTCTCTTGGAATTGGCACAAATGACACACGCATACAGCCCTAAGGACCTCGACATCTTGATCACAACTGCCGTCCGTGGCCGTAAAacccagcttctcaaggcaGGTGTTGATCCTGGCGAGGAGAATTTCTTAGAAAAGTCTGATCTAGAACGAGCGAGAAAGGCAGTTCGTCCCACAGCTATGCGCGACATCAATCTCAACCCTCCTACTATTCATTGGCAGGATGTTGGTGGTCAGGATGTACTGAAAAAGGCACTCAATCGAATGATCAAGTATACAAAGGTGCGATATGAGAATTCACTATCGAAGTATTCTAACAAGATACTGACCATCATGCGTTTAGAACCCAGAACACTCTCTTCGGCCTCCTCCCAAAGGTCTTTTGCTCTACGGGCCTCCGGGTTGCTCGAAAACTCTCTCGGCCCAAGCCGCCGCAACAGAATCAGGCTTCAATTTCTTTGCCGTCAAAGGTGCCGAGCTTCTTAACATGTACGTCGGCGAGTCTGAGCGGGCTGTGCGTACTCTTTTTGAACGGGCTCGCAATGCCTCTCCatcaatcatcttcttcgacgaGATCGACTCTATCGGTGGGCAGCGTTCAGGCAGCGGCTCCGCTACCCGCAGCACAGGCTCTGTCAACATGCTCACGACCCTTCTCACTGAGATGGACGGTTTCGAAGCTCTCTCAGGGGTGCTAATCCTTGCAGCTACCAACCGACCTGAGGCCATGGACCCAGCATTAATGCGGCCCGGCCGATTTGACCAAGTCCTGTACGTTGGCCCTCCTGACGGAGCCGCGCGAGAAGCTATTTTCAACGTGCATCTCCGTGGCCTACCTCTTGCATCGGACGTCGATATTGCAGACCTATCTCGACTCGCTGAAGGATACTCCGGAGCCGAGATCAAGTCCATCTGTGATCAGACCTGCATGCTTGTCCAGGAGCGTTATGACGATGACAGAACGGCCAACAAGCTCGAAATGACCATGGCCGACTTGACAGTTATTCTTGAGAAAACACCACGGAACATCACA encodes the following:
- a CDS encoding probable SEC4-like Rab/GTPase, with protein sequence MSSNRNYDFLIKLLLIGDSGVGKSCCLLRFSEDSFTPSFITTIGIDFKIRTIELDGKRVKLQIWDTAGQERFRTITTAYYRGAMGILLVYDVTDERSFNNIRTWFQNVEQHATEGVNKILIGNKCDWEEKRVVSTEQGQALADELGIPFLEVSAKSNINIDKAFYSLAADIKKRLIDNSKNDQPSASGVNVGDKSEGGGSKCC
- a CDS encoding related to AAA family ATPase; amino-acid sequence: MLAKSVDARVRPLANTSLEKSSLLGAARIYVSKDTLLSLNGNLENGKHCVVTRLASAANKEDVPQEEDLQREASLWILPEKNLSPNVVMMTRAFQEATGFKIGDTVRITIAGTTPEAEEVVVQEVTEVTDKTAAEFERMQRLEKGAKYPLPWENSLASAFDRADLIFPGMVVEAMHTCKARRNFKVISVNSKTNSVAKFSNYTTTIIIADANSTITDSNAQDRGDLVVTGVPGMTKQINTLNEFLLLITQPCNVEGDKMSAAFVIHGGSGTGKTFILKRIAATKWGRVHWIKPSDKIASIRETFKIAQSQQPSIVLMDNFESLISKDRSNRDTVIETIGEELDALAEISQSKNAYTQVVVIATCSDFYTDIPEELRSSTRFLNHTPLPIPRTHERQEILESFKPPIKGNRQALLLELAQMTHAYSPKDLDILITTAVRGRKTQLLKAGVDPGEENFLEKSDLERARKAVRPTAMRDINLNPPTIHWQDVGGQDVLKKALNRMIKYTKNPEHSLRPPPKGLLLYGPPGCSKTLSAQAAATESGFNFFAVKGAELLNMYVGESERAVRTLFERARNASPSIIFFDEIDSIGGQRSGSGSATRSTGSVNMLTTLLTEMDGFEALSGVLILAATNRPEAMDPALMRPGRFDQVLYVGPPDGAAREAIFNVHLRGLPLASDVDIADLSRLAEGYSGAEIKSICDQTCMLVQERYDDDRTANKLEMTMADLTVILEKTPRNITKQMIDGYEKWSRQFKKV